The genomic DNA CCGTTTTAAGCATCGATAGGAGATAGGTTTTTCGGTGGGTTCGGATGGGCTTCAGGTATTCCGTCTTCACGGTTATGATCCCAGAGTACAGGGTCGAGGAGGTGCCTAAAGTGCTATCCAGATACGGGTATGAGGGTGTCGAGTGGAGGGTTGCCGAGAGAAGAGAGCCCGCTGGGAAGCCGAACTACTGGACTGGGAACAGAGCGACCCTGGACGAGGAGAATATCCTCGACGAGGCTAGGGTTGCCGCCAGGCTCTGCCGAGACGTTGGGTTGGAGGTTCCTGCCTTAGCCCCCTACCTGAGCCCCGGCTCTGGAGAGGCTAGGATCCGAAGGGTCATGGAGGCTGCGAGGATCATGGACTGCGGCCAAGTGAGGATATCCGTCCCTAGGTACGATGGGTCGGTCGATTACCGCAAGCTTTTCGAGAAGACCGTCGAAGACTATCGGCTTGTGGAGAGGGTTTCGAGAGAGATGGGGGTTAAAGCGCTTGTCGAGATCCACATGGGCTGTATATGTCCGAGCGCGAGTGCAGCCTACCGGTTTGTCTCAAACTTCGACCCCGATAACGTGGGTGTCATACTGGACCCGGGTAACATGGTCGTAGAGGGGTTTGAAAACTGGAATCTCGGCGTCGAGTTGCTTGGAGAGTATCTGGCTCACGTACATGTCAAAAACGCTCTGTGGAGGGAGGCGGGTGAGAGGCATGGAGCAAGGGTATGGAAGGCGGAGATGTGTCCGCTGAGGGAGGGGCTGGTTTCATGGGAGGAGGTCTTGAAGGCGTTGAATAAGGTGGGTTATAAGGGGTGGCTGTCCTTCGAAGACTTCTCAGACCAGCCTTCGGATGTTAAGCTTAGAGATAACCTGGCGTTCATGAGGAGCCTCGAAGCCGTCATATAACCCTCTTTCACCCTATGGATTTAAGGTAGCCGGTCACAAGCCTAAGGGTCGCCACGATATTCTCCGGCGATTGACCTCTCTGACTTCCGAACTCGTATATGAGAGGCTTGTCGAACTTTATCTCGCGGAACGCTTTTAGGACTTCACGCCAGTCTATGCTCCCCGCCAGGGGTGGTAAATGTTGGTCGTAACGGCCGTCGTTGTCGTGTAGATGGGTCGCGATAATCGCGTCTCCAAGCCGTCTTATAGATCCGGCCACGTTCAGCCC from Candidatus Bathyarchaeota archaeon includes the following:
- a CDS encoding sugar phosphate isomerase/epimerase, producing the protein MGFRYSVFTVMIPEYRVEEVPKVLSRYGYEGVEWRVAERREPAGKPNYWTGNRATLDEENILDEARVAARLCRDVGLEVPALAPYLSPGSGEARIRRVMEAARIMDCGQVRISVPRYDGSVDYRKLFEKTVEDYRLVERVSREMGVKALVEIHMGCICPSASAAYRFVSNFDPDNVGVILDPGNMVVEGFENWNLGVELLGEYLAHVHVKNALWREAGERHGARVWKAEMCPLREGLVSWEEVLKALNKVGYKGWLSFEDFSDQPSDVKLRDNLAFMRSLEAVI